One segment of Lolium rigidum isolate FL_2022 unplaced genomic scaffold, APGP_CSIRO_Lrig_0.1 contig_42516_1, whole genome shotgun sequence DNA contains the following:
- the LOC124681428 gene encoding protein N-terminal asparagine amidohydrolase-like, with protein MLLVDGEPVTSSSAPSGSSPTGSSGRELVAALMGNPGLCAASERLRATPERQVSSGPEGPRNVYVFQREYATVDPARVELVGTDEMTTCVGVIIRNNKTGMISISHMDFPNIVEGGFKQMLELLGADNAPFDVHLIGAFDDSSTKVVHSSGGKRNKQEGYSHPLCCKIVEVLHKYEQQFHLRSFCVLGNNTMTDSYGNARPIVGGFVMQTSSGVVTPASFEMASRCPDEIVRRIRVSVSSYDPNWKAKLLETYDTHADIFQIAPTRWMPDWAEIAFSLNELSDSEVLLQCSTSPAAEPPHFVETDRRKWKYLMENPDWEDTFPKYSPRVFHRTNDGSWSRQS; from the exons ATGCTCCTCGTCGACGGCGAACCCgtcacctcctcctccgccccctccGGCTCCTCCCCCACG GGGAGCAGCGGGAGGGAGCTCGTGGCGGCGCTCATGGGAAACCCCGGACTCTGCGCCGCGTCCGAACGGCTCAGGGCCACGCCGGAGAGGCAGGTATCGTCGGGGCCTGAGGGGCCCAGGAACGTGTACGTGTTCCAGAGGGAGTACGCCACGGTGGATCCGGCGCGCGTCGAG TTAGTGGGCACAGATGAGATGACTACATGTGTGGGTGTTATAATTCGTAACAACAAGACTGGAAT GATTTCCATTAGCCATATGGACTTTCCAAATATTGTAGAAGGAGGGTTCAAACAGATGCTAGAATTACTTGGTGCTGACAATGCACCATTTGAT GTTCACCTGATTGGTGCCTTCGACGATTCGTCTACAAAG GTAGTCCATTCTTCTGGAGGGAAGCGCAACAAGCAGGAAGGATACTCCCATCCACTTTGCTGCAAGATAGTTGAAGTGCTGCATAAATACGAGCAACAATTCCACCTTCGGTCTTTTTGTGTTCTTGGGAACAACACTATGACTGATTCTTATGGCAATGCACGACCAATAGTTGGTGGATTTGTG ATGCAAACATCATCTGGGGTTGTCACTCCTGCAAGCTTTGAAATGGCTTCAAGGTGTCCTGATGAAATAGTCAGAAGAATTCGTGTGAGTGTTTCTTCTTATGATCCAAATTGGAAAGCAAAGTTGCTGGAGACTTACGACACACATGCTGATATTTTCCAAATTGCCCCTACCCGCTG GATGCCAGACTGGGCAGAAATAGCATTCTCACTTAACGAGCTTTCGGACTCTGAAGTCTTGCTTCAGTGCTCCACTTCTCCAGCTGCAGAACCACCTCATTTTGTGGAAACCGACAGAAG GAAATGGAAATACTTGATGGAGAATCCAGACTGGGAAGACACATTTCCAAAGTACAGCCCCCGGGTCTTCCATCGGACCAATGATGGAAGTTGGTCAAGGCAATCTTAG
- the LOC124681427 gene encoding aquaporin SIP2-1-like has product MAPAPASSGRIRPWLVVGDLVLAALWVCAGALVKLFVYSVLGLGGTPEGEAAKVSLSVVYMFLFAGLESLTGGASYNPLTALSGAVASHGGPALYLFTVFLRVPAQVIGAVLGVKLIRTAFPQVGKGAVLSVGVHHGALAEGLATLLVVMVSVTLKKKEKGFFMKTWIASIWKMTIHILSSDSTGGIMNPASAFAWAYARGDHATFDHLLVYWLAPLQATLLGVWVVTFLTKPKKVVDENKKKK; this is encoded by the exons ATGGCTCCGGCTCCGGCGTCGAGCGGCCGCATCCGGCCGTGGCTGGTCGTTGGCGACCTGGTGCTCGCGGCGCTCTGGGTCTGCGCAGGCGCGCTGGTGAAGCTGTTCGTGTACAGCGTGCTCGGCCTCGGCGGGACCCCGGAGGGCGAAGCCGCCAAGGTTTCGCTCTCTGTCGTGTACATGTTCCTCTTCGCCGGGCTCGAATCGCTCACCGGCGGCGCCTCATATAACCCGCTCACCGCCCTCTCcggcgccgtcgcctcccacggtgGCCCCGCCCTCTACCTCTTCACCGTCTTCCTACGGGTCCCTGCCCAG GTGATTGGGGCGGTTCTAGGAGTGAAGCTCATCCGAACAGCTTTCCCTCAAGTAGGTAAAGGAGCTGTGTTAAGCGTCGGCGTTCATCACGGAGCATTAGCTGAAGGACTGGCAACTCTTTTGGTTGTTATGGTGTCAGTGACacttaaaaagaaagaaaagggatTCTTTATGAAGACATGGATCGCGAGCATTTGGAAAATGACAATTCATATCCTTAGCTCGGATAGTACTGGAGGGATTATGAACCCTGCATCT GCTTTTGCTTGGGCTTATGCTCGAGGAGATCATGCGACATTTGACCACCTATTGGTATATTGGCTTGCACCCCTCCAAGCAACCCTGCTAGGAGTATGGGTTGTTACCTTCTTAACTAAACCGAAGAAGGTAGTAGATGaaaacaagaagaagaaataG
- the LOC124681429 gene encoding uncharacterized protein LOC124681429, whose translation MGSEDSKDMLKNADWKTVSGAVTTESSQPVVKKRLPKKIRQVPECYFLPRRSLPSALAIYGAICVAGVGAGMLVEVWIKKKIKEDGGVVWEMGK comes from the exons ATGGGCAGCGAAGACTCAAAAGATATGCTGAAGAATGCGGACTGGAAGACAGTGAGTGGTGCAGTGACTACTGAGTCAAGTCAGCCGGTTGTCAAGAAGCGTCTTCCGAAGAAAATCAGACAAGTCCCCGAGTGTTACTTTCTGCCTCGACGATCTTTGCCTTCTGCATTGGCTATCTATGGTGCTATTTGTGTTGCTGGAGTTGGTGCAGGGATGTTGGTTGAGGTTTGGATTAAAAAAAAGATCAAAG AGGATGGTGGGGTTGTCTGGGAGATGGGCAAATGA